From a single Loigolactobacillus coryniformis subsp. coryniformis KCTC 3167 = DSM 20001 genomic region:
- a CDS encoding IS30 family transposase: MGTTILSFEDRVVIETLHHEKHSLQYIADYLGFSKTTIFNEVHRLAGEYHAVKAQTDHEVKLSHRGRKTILTTNLKRLIEEKIKIQKWSIEQVAHVVRIAYKTIYNWIDQGLLDINVTDLPDHGIRRKRSKETRGSFSHGRSIEDRPAEISDRNTSGHFEADTVLSGKRKGQAVATFVERKSRLTIVKRLNGRDSTSMTKAILELANQLGDNLKTLTVDHGKEFANYNLIEEQAGVPLYFAHAYSPHERGSNENRNRVLRRFIPKGQPIDEITDDELIQINWYLNSRPLKCLNWRTPIEIFLRNLRY, encoded by the coding sequence ATGGGCACCACTATTTTATCATTTGAAGACCGCGTTGTCATCGAAACACTTCATCATGAAAAGCACTCACTTCAATATATTGCCGATTATTTAGGCTTTAGTAAAACCACTATCTTTAATGAGGTTCATCGCTTAGCTGGTGAGTATCACGCAGTTAAGGCTCAAACTGACCATGAAGTTAAACTTAGTCATCGTGGTCGTAAAACCATCTTAACGACTAACCTAAAGCGATTGATTGAAGAAAAAATCAAGATCCAAAAATGGTCAATTGAACAAGTGGCTCATGTAGTTAGAATTGCCTACAAAACCATCTATAACTGGATTGATCAGGGACTACTGGATATTAATGTGACTGATTTACCTGACCATGGTATTCGTCGCAAACGATCTAAAGAAACCCGTGGTAGTTTTAGTCATGGACGTTCCATCGAAGATCGTCCAGCTGAAATTTCTGATCGTAATACTTCAGGTCACTTCGAAGCTGATACAGTTTTATCTGGAAAACGTAAAGGTCAAGCAGTAGCTACGTTTGTCGAGCGTAAGAGTCGGCTTACCATCGTTAAACGGCTTAATGGACGAGATAGTACTTCAATGACCAAGGCTATTTTAGAATTGGCTAACCAGTTAGGAGATAATCTCAAGACCCTTACTGTTGACCATGGGAAAGAATTCGCCAACTACAATTTGATTGAAGAACAGGCCGGTGTTCCGCTGTACTTTGCGCACGCTTATTCGCCACATGAACGAGGCAGTAATGAAAATCGCAACCGAGTACTACGCCGCTTCATTCCCAAAGGTCAACCGATTGATGAGATTACCGATGATGAATTGATTCAAATTAACTGGTATTTGAATTCCCGACCACTCAAATGTTTAAATTGGCGAACACCGATTGAGATCTTTTTGCGTAATCTGCGTTACTAA
- a CDS encoding PTS sugar transporter subunit IIA — protein MAQYTTIITGHGSFADGIKNTLNLLSIIPDNYKFVNFENGMAEADYKKALAKEVKPGEPTVLFTDIFGGTPFKVCAELAYHNDKVQVVTGCNIGSLMEATYNSYRSLRDYADDLVVISKNFTQRLGAEKVNN, from the coding sequence ATGGCACAATACACAACAATTATCACAGGTCACGGCAGTTTCGCAGATGGGATCAAAAATACCCTCAACCTACTTTCAATTATTCCCGATAATTATAAATTCGTAAATTTTGAAAATGGTATGGCCGAAGCTGACTATAAGAAGGCTTTAGCTAAGGAAGTTAAACCAGGCGAACCAACCGTATTGTTCACTGATATCTTCGGTGGTACACCATTTAAAGTTTGCGCCGAATTAGCTTATCATAACGACAAAGTGCAAGTTGTCACTGGTTGTAATATTGGCTCGTTAATGGAAGCTACTTACAATAGTTATCGTTCTTTGCGCGATTACGCAGACGATCTCGTTGTTATTTCTAAGAACTTTACTCAGCGTTTAGGTGCTGAAAAAGTAAATAATTAA
- a CDS encoding L-lactate dehydrogenase: MKAILATEKHQKVLLVGDGAVGSSYAFALVLQGIAQEIAIVDIAKEKTEGDALDLSHALAWNSPKTIYAGTYADAKDADVVVITAGAPQKPGETRLDLVSKNLKILKSIVDPIVESGFDGIFLVAANPVDILTYATWKLSGFPQERVIGSGTSLDTARLRQAVAELVGVAARSVHGYIMGEHGDSEFSVWSHLTFGGERMSEFMEHHPEVTQADLDKIFVSVRDAAYDIIEKKGATFYGIAAALARITKAIFDDENAIITLSAYMQGQYGLDDIYIGTPAVINRGGLKHIIELPLNETEQAAMSKSGKELKDLADRAFKENGIETRQ; this comes from the coding sequence ATGAAAGCTATCTTGGCAACTGAAAAACATCAAAAAGTGCTTTTGGTCGGTGACGGTGCGGTAGGCTCTAGTTATGCCTTTGCACTTGTCTTACAAGGTATTGCGCAAGAAATTGCCATCGTCGATATTGCGAAGGAAAAAACGGAAGGTGACGCACTGGATCTTTCCCATGCGTTAGCCTGGAACTCACCAAAAACGATCTATGCCGGCACTTATGCTGATGCTAAAGACGCCGATGTCGTTGTGATCACTGCTGGTGCACCACAAAAACCAGGTGAAACACGTCTTGATCTCGTTAGTAAAAACCTAAAAATTCTTAAATCAATCGTTGATCCAATCGTCGAATCTGGCTTTGACGGTATTTTCTTAGTCGCAGCCAACCCAGTTGACATCTTAACTTACGCCACTTGGAAATTATCCGGCTTCCCACAAGAACGCGTTATTGGTTCAGGAACTTCCTTAGATACTGCTCGCTTACGCCAAGCAGTCGCTGAATTAGTTGGTGTCGCTGCACGTTCAGTGCACGGCTACATCATGGGTGAACACGGTGATTCTGAATTCTCTGTTTGGTCACATTTAACTTTCGGTGGCGAACGGATGAGCGAATTCATGGAACATCATCCTGAAGTGACTCAAGCTGATCTTGATAAGATCTTCGTTAGCGTCCGTGACGCAGCTTACGATATCATCGAGAAAAAAGGTGCAACATTCTATGGCATCGCTGCTGCCTTAGCGCGGATCACCAAAGCAATCTTTGATGATGAAAATGCCATCATCACCCTTTCCGCTTATATGCAAGGTCAGTACGGTTTAGATGATATTTATATCGGCACACCAGCAGTGATCAACCGCGGTGGGCTTAAACACATCATCGAATTACCACTGAATGAAACCGAACAAGCCGCAATGTCTAAGTCAGGTAAAGAATTGAAAGACTTAGCCGATCGTGCTTTTAAGGAAAACGGAATTGAAACTCGCCAATAA
- the pth gene encoding aminoacyl-tRNA hydrolase: protein MKMIVGLGNPGKKYEQTKHNVGFMTIDRMAAAHQVTFSHNQFEANYATYFENDEKVYLVKPQTFMNDSGRAVKPLMTYYQIQLAELMVVYDDMDLVPGRLRLREHGSAGGHNGIKSLISFLQTSDFNRVRIGTGHPERRSVVDWVLSPFSDEARPLVDRSIDTAIEALEDWVKGADFMQVMNHYNRKG from the coding sequence ATGAAAATGATCGTTGGTTTAGGTAATCCTGGCAAAAAATATGAACAAACTAAACATAATGTTGGTTTTATGACTATAGATCGAATGGCAGCAGCACATCAGGTCACGTTTAGTCATAATCAATTTGAAGCAAATTACGCCACTTACTTTGAAAATGATGAAAAAGTTTACTTAGTTAAGCCGCAGACTTTTATGAATGATTCTGGGCGAGCAGTTAAGCCATTGATGACCTACTACCAGATCCAGTTGGCTGAGCTGATGGTGGTTTATGATGATATGGACTTAGTGCCCGGACGTCTGCGCTTACGGGAGCATGGTTCAGCTGGTGGTCATAACGGCATTAAAAGTTTGATCAGTTTCTTGCAGACATCTGATTTTAATCGCGTACGGATTGGTACAGGGCATCCTGAACGGCGTAGCGTGGTCGATTGGGTCCTATCACCCTTTAGTGATGAGGCACGGCCATTAGTTGATCGGAGTATTGATACCGCCATCGAGGCACTTGAAGATTGGGTCAAAGGCGCTGATTTCATGCAGGTAATGAATCATTACAATCGGAAGGGATAG
- the mfd gene encoding transcription-repair coupling factor gives MDLTELLLQAPKIKDWLGQVTPHSRQLVTGLQDSARSLLLSAILRAKKQPMLVVTNSLFNASQLVDDLTNLLPETQVKLFPVDEVMAAQVAVSSPEYRSERVQALTFLAQQQPGIVVASLAGIRQLLPTPEMWRASALTIKPGGELDPLQLRQQLVGMGYTREQLVGRPGEFAMRGDIIDIYPLTAANPVRIDLFDTEVDSLRYFEASTQRSIENLSEFTLLPATDFLVTPELLQQAAPTVKKAYQTELATLKEASERTALTDHLTPVIAALEKGEVVPELVRYRDLIYAPAANLTDYLPDDGLVILDDYPRMQESETELAADAAQWLSEELANQRMLHSQSVSTELKTLLRKNKHTHLYLTLFQKGMGNLRLDQILDLQNRDMQQFFGQMPLLKAEIDRWQVQQQTVVVMVGDDERRERVGRILRDFKMQATLAKPDTLQLQQVQIVAATLQNGFELPDANLVVITEKELFNQPIKKRVRRQTLANAERIKSYNELNPGDYVVHVNHGIGKYVGMQTLEVDGAHQDYITILYQDNAKLFIPVSQLNLVQKYVASEGKTPRVNKLGGSEWAKTKRKVSSKIEDIADDLIELYAQREAEKGYAFSPDNEYQREFEDAFPYTETDDQLRSVAEIKHDMERPKPMDRLLVGDVGFGKTEVALRAIFKAIQDGKQAAFLVPTTILAQQHFDTMMQRFADFPVQVELLSRFRTAKQIKASLAAIKSGQADVVIGTHRILSKDVEFRDLGLLVVDEEQRFGVKAKERLKTLRSNVDVLTMTATPIPRTLNMSMVGVRDLSVIETPPANRYPVQTYVMEQNAGALRSGIERELARGGQVFYLHNRVEDIERTVANIEALVPEATVTYAHGQMTEAQLENTLYEFVHGQYDVIVTTTIIENGVNMPNVNTLFVEDADHMGLAQLYQLRGRVGRSSRVGYAYFMYRQDKVLTEISEKRLAAIRDFTELGSGFKIAMRDLSIRGAGNLLGKQQHGFIDSVGYDLYSQMLADAVAQKQGKAVQAKSDAELDLGIEAYLPSEYITDQRQKIELYKRVRELSSPADLEELQADLFDRFGDYPDPVAHLLAIGLLKVYADQALVERIRHVDQQLRVKLSAKGTRQIAPEDVFKALSKTKLKATVKMDGDKLVITLIIQPKMRQPDWLEELTQFLTGLAAIVQQATPA, from the coding sequence ATGGATTTAACAGAACTGCTTTTACAAGCACCGAAAATTAAAGATTGGCTAGGTCAGGTGACACCGCATAGTCGGCAGTTAGTTACTGGTTTACAGGACTCGGCGCGCTCATTATTGCTCAGTGCTATTTTACGAGCTAAGAAGCAGCCAATGTTAGTGGTAACAAATAGTTTATTTAATGCGAGTCAGTTAGTGGATGATTTGACGAATTTATTGCCGGAAACACAGGTTAAATTATTCCCGGTAGACGAAGTGATGGCGGCACAAGTAGCAGTCAGCTCACCTGAATATCGGAGTGAGCGGGTACAGGCGCTGACTTTTTTGGCGCAACAGCAGCCGGGGATCGTGGTTGCTTCTCTAGCTGGAATTCGCCAATTATTACCAACACCGGAAATGTGGCGGGCTAGTGCTTTGACCATCAAACCTGGCGGCGAGTTAGATCCGTTGCAATTACGGCAACAGCTAGTTGGCATGGGCTATACCCGCGAACAGCTAGTTGGTCGTCCTGGTGAGTTTGCGATGCGTGGCGATATTATTGATATCTACCCATTGACAGCCGCCAATCCCGTGCGAATTGATTTATTTGATACGGAAGTCGACTCATTACGGTATTTTGAAGCAAGCACGCAACGCAGTATTGAAAATTTATCTGAGTTTACCTTGTTGCCAGCAACGGATTTTTTGGTGACGCCAGAATTACTGCAACAGGCGGCACCGACAGTCAAAAAAGCCTATCAAACTGAGTTAGCCACTTTGAAAGAAGCCAGTGAACGGACTGCCCTGACGGATCATTTAACGCCAGTGATCGCAGCCCTAGAAAAGGGCGAAGTAGTCCCTGAATTAGTGCGTTATCGCGATTTGATCTATGCACCGGCCGCTAATTTAACCGATTATCTACCGGATGATGGCTTAGTGATTTTAGATGATTATCCGCGGATGCAAGAAAGCGAAACTGAATTAGCAGCGGACGCAGCACAATGGTTATCCGAGGAATTAGCTAATCAGCGAATGCTGCACAGCCAAAGCGTCAGTACAGAGTTGAAAACTTTGTTACGTAAAAATAAGCACACGCATCTTTATTTGACCTTGTTCCAAAAAGGGATGGGTAATTTACGTTTAGATCAGATCCTTGACTTACAAAATCGCGACATGCAACAATTTTTTGGCCAAATGCCGCTCTTAAAGGCGGAAATTGATCGTTGGCAAGTGCAGCAGCAAACGGTTGTGGTGATGGTTGGCGATGATGAACGGCGGGAACGTGTCGGTCGTATTTTGCGTGACTTTAAGATGCAAGCCACGTTGGCAAAACCCGATACACTGCAGCTGCAACAAGTACAGATCGTTGCCGCAACGCTACAAAATGGATTTGAATTACCTGATGCCAATCTGGTTGTGATCACCGAAAAAGAATTATTCAATCAACCAATTAAGAAGCGAGTGCGGCGGCAAACACTAGCTAACGCTGAACGAATCAAAAGTTACAATGAGCTGAATCCTGGTGATTACGTAGTTCACGTTAATCACGGGATCGGTAAGTATGTGGGGATGCAGACGCTAGAAGTTGATGGTGCGCATCAAGACTACATTACGATCTTGTACCAAGATAACGCTAAACTGTTCATTCCAGTTAGCCAGCTCAATTTGGTTCAGAAATATGTTGCCTCAGAAGGTAAAACGCCGCGGGTCAATAAACTTGGCGGTAGTGAATGGGCTAAAACCAAACGCAAAGTCAGTTCCAAAATCGAAGACATTGCGGATGATCTGATCGAATTGTACGCGCAACGAGAAGCCGAAAAAGGGTATGCATTCTCACCAGATAATGAATACCAGCGCGAATTTGAGGACGCTTTTCCCTACACGGAAACTGATGACCAACTGCGGAGTGTAGCTGAGATCAAGCACGATATGGAGCGGCCGAAGCCAATGGATCGACTGTTGGTCGGTGATGTTGGTTTTGGTAAAACTGAAGTGGCTTTACGGGCGATTTTTAAAGCAATTCAAGACGGCAAACAAGCGGCCTTTTTAGTACCGACAACAATTTTGGCGCAGCAGCATTTTGATACAATGATGCAACGCTTCGCTGATTTTCCGGTGCAAGTCGAATTGTTATCGCGTTTCCGGACGGCCAAGCAGATCAAGGCTTCGTTAGCGGCAATCAAAAGTGGTCAAGCCGATGTAGTTATCGGGACTCACCGTATTTTATCGAAGGACGTTGAATTTCGAGATCTTGGCTTGCTAGTGGTTGATGAAGAGCAGCGTTTTGGTGTTAAGGCCAAAGAACGGCTAAAAACATTGCGTTCTAATGTCGATGTATTGACGATGACCGCGACGCCGATTCCTCGGACGTTGAATATGTCAATGGTTGGGGTGCGTGATCTATCCGTGATCGAGACGCCACCAGCTAATCGGTATCCAGTGCAGACTTATGTAATGGAACAAAATGCAGGGGCACTACGTTCTGGAATTGAACGCGAATTGGCGCGTGGTGGTCAAGTGTTCTATTTGCATAATCGAGTGGAGGATATTGAACGAACAGTGGCCAATATTGAGGCACTAGTGCCGGAAGCAACCGTCACTTATGCCCATGGTCAGATGACTGAGGCACAGTTGGAGAACACGTTATATGAATTTGTGCATGGTCAGTATGATGTGATCGTGACTACGACAATCATCGAAAACGGTGTTAATATGCCGAATGTCAATACATTATTTGTAGAAGACGCTGACCATATGGGCTTGGCGCAGCTATATCAGTTGCGGGGTCGAGTTGGTCGGAGCAGCCGGGTAGGCTATGCTTATTTCATGTACCGACAGGATAAGGTGTTAACTGAAATCAGTGAGAAGCGGTTAGCAGCGATCCGAGATTTTACTGAACTAGGTTCCGGCTTCAAAATTGCTATGCGTGACTTGTCGATTCGCGGTGCTGGTAATTTATTAGGTAAGCAGCAGCACGGTTTTATTGATTCAGTTGGCTACGATCTGTACTCGCAGATGCTGGCGGATGCTGTCGCCCAGAAACAAGGCAAAGCCGTGCAAGCTAAAAGTGATGCTGAACTTGATTTAGGTATCGAGGCTTATTTGCCTAGTGAGTACATCACTGATCAACGGCAGAAAATTGAATTGTATAAGCGTGTGCGCGAATTATCTAGTCCGGCTGACTTGGAAGAATTGCAGGCTGATCTGTTTGATCGCTTCGGGGATTATCCGGATCCAGTTGCTCATTTACTGGCGATCGGCTTATTGAAAGTCTATGCGGATCAAGCGTTAGTTGAACGTATTCGCCACGTCGACCAACAGTTGCGGGTCAAATTATCGGCTAAAGGAACGCGCCAGATCGCACCAGAAGATGTGTTTAAGGCGTTAAGTAAAACTAAATTAAAGGCCACTGTTAAAATGGATGGCGATAAATTAGTGATCACCTTGATCATTCAGCCGAAAATGCGCCAACCGGATTGGCTGGAAGAACTAACTCAGTTCTTAACGGGTCTGGCTGCCATCGTTCAACAGGCGACACCTGCATGA
- a CDS encoding putative polysaccharide biosynthesis protein, with protein MQNKQMKHVVNGAFILSLAALIAKILSAVYRVPFQNLVGNTGFYVYQQIYPLYGIGMTFALSGLPVFISKLIAEQTDSGWQRETLRRSAVLLTFLSVLIFIGLQVGAEQIAQSMGDHQLAPLIDAVAWMFLFMPWLAVSRGFFQGRFIMVPTALSQVIEQIVRVAVILIAAVWAVQGHWSVYKMGTWAMSGAAFGALASSGVLLYFWWRRERQPQGNMSEVAVPRYRDLLRRFLAEGGSLCLFASLIVLLQLVDSFSVKNNLVVAGLGQAAAKSLKGVYDRGQPLVQLGLVLATALSTSLLPSLTRALQRQRQNEFYRQAVMMIRLSCAFSVAAAGGLIALMPGVNRLLFGDTHGDLALGLYMLSIVLVALISSYSSVFQSLGEYHLPTVALLLGLVVKLAINGWAVRQWQINGASGATVFALAVMFWLLWWHSRNYIRQALFRQNFLGKLFVCTGGMVLVVGVLYAQLVQWLQPGRLATGGLVLLCVALGGGVFLFLARKLRLLTIREWLALPLGKKFLRRFK; from the coding sequence ATGCAAAATAAACAAATGAAGCACGTCGTCAATGGCGCATTTATCTTATCGCTGGCAGCCCTGATTGCGAAGATCTTGAGCGCTGTGTATCGCGTGCCCTTTCAAAATTTAGTTGGGAATACTGGCTTTTACGTTTACCAGCAGATCTATCCGTTATACGGAATTGGTATGACCTTTGCGTTATCTGGCTTACCCGTTTTTATTTCCAAACTGATTGCCGAACAAACTGATTCTGGGTGGCAACGTGAAACGTTGCGCCGTAGTGCCGTACTTTTGACATTTCTATCGGTGCTAATTTTCATCGGTTTACAAGTTGGCGCAGAGCAGATTGCGCAGTCAATGGGTGACCATCAGTTAGCGCCATTGATCGATGCAGTCGCATGGATGTTTCTTTTTATGCCATGGTTGGCCGTTAGTCGTGGCTTTTTCCAAGGTCGTTTTATCATGGTACCGACGGCGTTGTCACAAGTCATTGAGCAGATCGTACGCGTGGCCGTTATTCTGATTGCTGCAGTTTGGGCAGTGCAGGGGCACTGGTCTGTTTATAAAATGGGAACCTGGGCGATGAGCGGTGCGGCTTTTGGGGCATTGGCTTCTAGTGGTGTGCTGCTTTATTTTTGGTGGCGGCGTGAACGACAACCACAGGGCAATATGAGTGAAGTAGCGGTCCCGCGTTATCGCGATTTATTGCGTCGCTTCTTAGCTGAAGGTGGTTCGTTGTGCCTATTTGCATCGTTGATCGTCTTGCTACAGTTAGTCGATTCCTTTTCAGTTAAAAATAATTTAGTTGTGGCTGGGCTCGGTCAAGCGGCGGCTAAAAGCTTAAAAGGGGTATATGATCGTGGGCAGCCATTAGTTCAACTTGGTTTAGTCTTGGCAACGGCCTTATCCACGTCACTGTTGCCTAGTTTGACCAGAGCGCTACAACGACAACGGCAAAATGAGTTTTATCGACAAGCAGTGATGATGATTCGATTGAGCTGTGCGTTTTCTGTGGCGGCCGCTGGTGGGTTGATTGCCTTGATGCCCGGTGTTAATCGATTATTATTTGGGGATACCCACGGTGATCTTGCGTTAGGCCTATATATGTTGAGTATTGTTTTAGTCGCCTTGATCTCAAGCTACAGCAGTGTTTTCCAAAGCTTAGGTGAATACCATTTACCCACAGTGGCTTTACTACTTGGGTTAGTCGTCAAATTAGCGATCAATGGCTGGGCAGTGCGACAGTGGCAGATCAATGGGGCCAGTGGCGCAACAGTTTTCGCATTGGCAGTTATGTTTTGGCTGCTTTGGTGGCATTCGCGTAATTATATTCGCCAGGCACTATTCCGGCAGAATTTTTTAGGTAAGCTATTTGTCTGCACTGGTGGGATGGTACTAGTAGTTGGTGTTTTGTACGCACAACTTGTACAATGGTTACAACCTGGCCGTTTAGCCACCGGAGGCTTAGTTTTACTTTGTGTTGCATTAGGTGGCGGCGTGTTCCTTTTTCTGGCGCGTAAGTTGCGCCTGCTAACTATTCGTGAATGGTTGGCGTTGCCATTAGGTAAGAAATTTTTACGCCGATTCAAATAG
- a CDS encoding RNA-binding S4 domain-containing protein has product MRLDKFLKVSRIIKRRTVAKEIADKGRILINDKVAKSSTDVSVGDIITIKFGNKTLTVKVNALLETTKKDAAEQMYEIVSETFAEKF; this is encoded by the coding sequence ATGCGTTTAGATAAGTTTTTAAAAGTATCGCGGATCATCAAACGACGGACCGTTGCTAAGGAAATTGCCGATAAAGGTCGTATTTTGATCAATGACAAAGTGGCAAAATCTTCCACGGACGTTTCGGTTGGTGATATCATCACAATCAAATTTGGCAATAAAACGTTGACGGTTAAAGTCAATGCCTTGTTGGAAACAACTAAAAAGGATGCGGCTGAACAAATGTATGAAATCGTTTCAGAAACTTTTGCCGAAAAGTTTTAA
- a CDS encoding FtsB family cell division protein, translated as MLLTQKKKPTKQSAKATVDPYTEIERARQQKQARTHYVHRVHKRRIILLFALLAAIFLVCGVQIYQARQSLATTNAQVATKKVKLKKNQAQQRKLKLQESQLKNDDYLQQVIRQKYYYSKNNETIYSLPQDKAPTISTK; from the coding sequence ATGTTGCTTACTCAGAAAAAAAAGCCAACTAAACAATCAGCTAAAGCGACAGTTGACCCCTATACTGAGATTGAACGTGCACGACAACAAAAGCAAGCGCGGACGCATTATGTGCATCGGGTGCACAAGCGACGAATCATATTGTTGTTTGCGTTATTAGCCGCAATCTTTTTGGTATGTGGCGTGCAGATCTATCAAGCACGACAATCGTTAGCAACAACTAATGCCCAAGTTGCCACCAAAAAAGTTAAACTTAAAAAAAATCAAGCGCAGCAACGTAAATTAAAATTACAGGAATCACAGTTGAAAAACGATGATTATTTACAACAGGTCATTCGGCAAAAGTACTATTATTCAAAGAATAATGAGACTATTTATAGTTTGCCACAGGATAAAGCCCCGACGATCTCAACAAAATAA
- a CDS encoding S1 domain-containing RNA-binding protein: protein MSIEVGAKVSGKVSGITNFGAFIDLGNRKTGLVHISEISDSYVKDIHDVLSVGDEVTVKVMSVGDDGKIGLSIRKAVDKPATEHQEHNNHHAPHRSNDSNPRQNNRSNHTSSHTSGRANGGRRHFQETKKEDFDDLLSDFLKDSEARLTDLKRNTEGKRGGRGGRRS, encoded by the coding sequence ATGTCAATTGAAGTCGGAGCTAAAGTTTCTGGTAAGGTTTCTGGAATCACGAATTTTGGTGCGTTTATCGATTTAGGTAATCGTAAGACAGGCCTAGTTCATATTAGTGAAATTTCGGATAGCTATGTTAAAGATATTCATGATGTTCTTTCTGTTGGCGATGAAGTCACAGTTAAGGTTATGTCCGTTGGTGATGACGGTAAGATCGGTTTATCGATCCGCAAGGCGGTTGATAAGCCGGCTACTGAACACCAAGAGCACAACAATCATCACGCACCACATCGTTCAAATGATTCTAATCCGCGGCAGAATAATCGTTCCAATCATACTAGCTCACATACATCAGGTCGAGCTAATGGTGGTCGGCGCCATTTTCAAGAAACCAAGAAGGAAGACTTTGACGATCTTTTATCCGATTTCCTTAAAGACAGTGAAGCACGTTTAACTGACTTAAAGCGAAATACTGAAGGCAAGCGCGGTGGCCGTGGCGGTCGTCGTAGTTAA
- the tilS gene encoding tRNA lysidine(34) synthetase TilS — protein MQDAFTAHIEQLQLWRAQTPVLVAVSTGADSMALLDLLAHLPVALRPQINVVHVNHQLRAASVREAAFLTDYCARHGWPLYQTKWPMAEHPVHGTEAAARAFRYAYFAQVLQQQKISVLLTAHHADDQLETLLMRLVRGGDIQQLAAIATQRPFHQAKLVRPLLPFTRQQLRTYVAARKLTFFEDETNQDPRFTRNRLRQRVVPVLKQMQPLAAEHAADYVVQLQRLLRVNQRQMDQVLADCGDFLAIGYRGDLTQWQQLDTDVQYLALERLLTRLLVQQGITVKQRQKKELQQLLQHSRAQTTLNLAAGWQFVKSYQAFTIMPATTAVGQTSYTLAPGATCQVNGLQVSLQAGTATVSEADDSLEVWLASAELPLKIRHRQPGDRLSLRNGHQKINRILIDQKIPQQQRDRLWLITTQQNTVLWLLDVKKSQLFNPQQTDKIHYRLIIKK, from the coding sequence ATGCAAGACGCATTTACGGCCCATATCGAGCAATTGCAGTTGTGGCGTGCGCAGACACCAGTATTAGTGGCGGTATCAACAGGAGCGGATTCAATGGCGTTACTCGACTTACTAGCGCATTTACCAGTAGCACTACGCCCGCAAATCAATGTCGTTCATGTCAATCATCAGTTACGAGCAGCCAGCGTGCGCGAAGCCGCTTTTTTGACTGATTATTGTGCTAGGCATGGCTGGCCACTTTATCAGACCAAGTGGCCAATGGCGGAACATCCAGTACACGGTACTGAGGCGGCGGCACGGGCGTTTCGCTATGCTTATTTTGCTCAGGTCTTACAGCAACAGAAGATTTCAGTATTGCTGACGGCACATCACGCGGATGATCAGTTAGAGACGCTATTGATGCGTTTAGTGCGTGGTGGTGATATCCAGCAATTAGCGGCGATCGCAACGCAGCGTCCCTTTCACCAGGCAAAGTTGGTGCGACCACTATTACCATTTACGCGGCAACAATTACGTACTTATGTAGCCGCGCGAAAGCTGACTTTTTTCGAGGACGAGACGAACCAAGATCCGCGATTTACGCGTAATCGTTTGCGGCAACGGGTGGTGCCGGTATTGAAACAAATGCAACCATTGGCGGCTGAACATGCGGCCGATTATGTTGTGCAACTGCAACGGTTATTACGGGTAAATCAGCGCCAAATGGATCAGGTTCTAGCTGATTGTGGTGATTTTTTAGCGATTGGCTATCGGGGCGATTTGACTCAGTGGCAGCAATTAGATACTGACGTTCAGTATCTGGCATTGGAGCGACTCTTAACACGTTTGTTGGTGCAACAAGGCATCACGGTTAAGCAGCGGCAAAAAAAAGAATTGCAGCAATTGTTGCAGCATTCGCGCGCGCAGACAACTTTAAATTTAGCCGCTGGTTGGCAATTTGTGAAAAGTTATCAGGCGTTTACGATCATGCCCGCTACAACAGCAGTGGGCCAAACGAGTTACACCTTGGCACCAGGAGCGACTTGCCAAGTGAACGGGCTGCAAGTGAGTTTACAGGCGGGAACCGCTACTGTATCAGAAGCTGACGATAGTTTAGAGGTTTGGTTAGCATCGGCTGAACTACCGCTAAAAATTCGCCACCGACAACCAGGCGATCGCTTATCATTGCGCAATGGTCATCAAAAAATTAACCGAATTTTGATCGATCAAAAAATTCCGCAGCAGCAACGGGACCGCCTGTGGTTGATCACAACGCAGCAAAATACCGTACTTTGGCTACTAGATGTGAAAAAATCGCAATTGTTTAACCCGCAACAAACTGATAAAATACATTACAGACTAATTATTAAAAAATAA